The following coding sequences lie in one Heliangelus exortis chromosome 6, bHelExo1.hap1, whole genome shotgun sequence genomic window:
- the CYP20A1 gene encoding cytochrome P450 20A1 isoform X3, producing the protein MFASRQASGIPGLTPTNEKDGNLPDIIASGSLHEFLVNLHEKYGPLVSFWFGRRLVVSLGSIDLLKQHINPNLLLDPFETMLKSLLRYQSSLSGDTSESHMRRKLYESAVTKSLQSNFALIQKLSEELVARWLSIPEAQHVPLCQHMLGFAMKSVTQTAMGSSFEDDREVIRFRRHHDAIWSEIGKGFLDGSLDKNMTRKKLYEDALMEMESTLRKVTMDRRGKSFTRHIFIDTLLQGSLSDQQILEDTMIFSLAGCIITANLCTWAVYFLSTSEDVQQNLYKEMDHVLGKGPITPEKMDQLRYCRQVLCETVRTAKLTPVAAQLQELEGRVDQHTIPKETLVLYALGVMLQDSSSWPSPYRFHPERFNEKSAIKSLSLLGFSGSQECPELRFAYMVATVLLSVLVRKLYLHPVEAQVMETKYELVTSPKEEAWITLSKRS; encoded by the exons ATGTTT GCATCTAGGCAAGCATCAGGTATCCCTGGGCTGACTCCAACTAATGAAAA GGATGGCAACCTGCCAGATATCATTGCTAGTGGCAGTTTGCATGAATTCCTGGTGAATCTTCATGAGAAATATGGTCCGCTGGTCTCCTTCTGGTTTGGAAGACGTCTTGTTGTCAGCCTTGGCTCCATTGATCTCCTGAAACAACATATAAACCCCAACCTGCTGC TGGATCCCTTTGAGACAATGCTGAAGTCCCTCTTGAGGTACCAGTCCAGTCTGAGTGGGGATACAAGCGAGAGCCACATGAGGAGAAAGCTGTATGAAAGTGCTGTGACCAAGTCCTTGCAAAGCAACTTTGCTCTCATCCAGAAG CTGTCAGAAGAGCTGGTAGCCAGATGGCTCTCCATCCCTGAGGCACAGCATGTGCCACTCTGCCAGCACATGCTGGGCTTTGCTATGAAGTCTGTCACACAGACAGCCATGGGCAGCAGCTTTGAAGATGACCGGGAAGTCATCCGATTCCGCAGACACCACGATGCA ATCTGGTCAGAGATTGGGAAAGGTTTCTTGGATGGGTCCCTTGACAAAAACATGACTAGGAAGAAGCTCTACGAGGATG CCCTAATGGAGATGGAATCCACCTTAAGGAAAGTTACAATGGACCGCCGAGGCAAGTCATTCACCAGGCACATCTTTATAGACACCTTACTGCAGGGGAGCCTGAGTGACCAGCAG ATTCTGGAAGATACAATGATTTTCTCCTTGGCAGGATGCATAATCACTGCTAACT TGTGTACCTGGGCAGTCTATTTTCTGTCAACCTCAGAAGATGTTCAGCAGAACCTCTACAAGGAGATGGACCATGTTCTGGGGAAGGGACCAATTACACCTGAGAAAATGGATCAGCTCAG ATACTGTCGGCAGGTCCTGTGTGAGACAGTGAGAACAGCAAAGCTCACTCCTGTTGCTGCACAGCTGCAAGAGCTGGAGGGCAGAGTTGACCAACACACCATCCCCAAAGAG ACACTTGTGCTGTATGCTCTTGGTGTGATGCTGCAGGATAGTTCATCATGGCCATCACCATACAG GTTTCATCCAGAGAGATTCAATGAGAAATCAGCCATAAAAAGCCTCTCCTTGTTGGGTTTTTCGGGAAGCCAGGAGTGCCCAGAGTTGAG GTTTGCCTATATGGTGGCTACAGTTCTGCTGAGCGTCCTTGTAAGGAAACTGTATCTCCACCCAGTCGAAGCACAAGTCATGGAGACCAAATATGAGCTGGTAACCTCACCAAAAGAGGAAGCCTGGATAACACTGTCTAAGAGAAGCTAA
- the CYP20A1 gene encoding cytochrome P450 20A1 isoform X2: MLDFAIFAVTFLLILASRQASGIPGLTPTNEKDGNLPDIIASGSLHEFLVNLHEKYGPLVSFWFGRRLVVSLGSIDLLKQHINPNLLLDPFETMLKSLLRYQSSLSGDTSESHMRRKLYESAVTKSLQSNFALIQKLSEELVARWLSIPEAQHVPLCQHMLGFAMKSVTQTAMGSSFEDDREVIRFRRHHDAIWSEIGKGFLDGSLDKNMTRKKLYEDALMEMESTLRKVTMDRRGKSFTRHIFIDTLLQGSLSDQQILEDTMIFSLAGCIITANLCTWAVYFLSTSEDVQQNLYKEMDHVLGKGPITPEKMDQLRYCRQVLCETVRTAKLTPVAAQLQELEGRVDQHTIPKETLVLYALGVMLQDSSSWPSPYRFHPERFNEKSAIKSLSLLGFSGSQECPELRFAYMVATVLLSVLVRKLYLHPVEAQVMETKYELVTSPKEEAWITLSKRS; the protein is encoded by the exons ATGCTGGACTTCGCCATCTTCGCAGTCACTTTCCTGCTTATCCTG GCATCTAGGCAAGCATCAGGTATCCCTGGGCTGACTCCAACTAATGAAAA GGATGGCAACCTGCCAGATATCATTGCTAGTGGCAGTTTGCATGAATTCCTGGTGAATCTTCATGAGAAATATGGTCCGCTGGTCTCCTTCTGGTTTGGAAGACGTCTTGTTGTCAGCCTTGGCTCCATTGATCTCCTGAAACAACATATAAACCCCAACCTGCTGC TGGATCCCTTTGAGACAATGCTGAAGTCCCTCTTGAGGTACCAGTCCAGTCTGAGTGGGGATACAAGCGAGAGCCACATGAGGAGAAAGCTGTATGAAAGTGCTGTGACCAAGTCCTTGCAAAGCAACTTTGCTCTCATCCAGAAG CTGTCAGAAGAGCTGGTAGCCAGATGGCTCTCCATCCCTGAGGCACAGCATGTGCCACTCTGCCAGCACATGCTGGGCTTTGCTATGAAGTCTGTCACACAGACAGCCATGGGCAGCAGCTTTGAAGATGACCGGGAAGTCATCCGATTCCGCAGACACCACGATGCA ATCTGGTCAGAGATTGGGAAAGGTTTCTTGGATGGGTCCCTTGACAAAAACATGACTAGGAAGAAGCTCTACGAGGATG CCCTAATGGAGATGGAATCCACCTTAAGGAAAGTTACAATGGACCGCCGAGGCAAGTCATTCACCAGGCACATCTTTATAGACACCTTACTGCAGGGGAGCCTGAGTGACCAGCAG ATTCTGGAAGATACAATGATTTTCTCCTTGGCAGGATGCATAATCACTGCTAACT TGTGTACCTGGGCAGTCTATTTTCTGTCAACCTCAGAAGATGTTCAGCAGAACCTCTACAAGGAGATGGACCATGTTCTGGGGAAGGGACCAATTACACCTGAGAAAATGGATCAGCTCAG ATACTGTCGGCAGGTCCTGTGTGAGACAGTGAGAACAGCAAAGCTCACTCCTGTTGCTGCACAGCTGCAAGAGCTGGAGGGCAGAGTTGACCAACACACCATCCCCAAAGAG ACACTTGTGCTGTATGCTCTTGGTGTGATGCTGCAGGATAGTTCATCATGGCCATCACCATACAG GTTTCATCCAGAGAGATTCAATGAGAAATCAGCCATAAAAAGCCTCTCCTTGTTGGGTTTTTCGGGAAGCCAGGAGTGCCCAGAGTTGAG GTTTGCCTATATGGTGGCTACAGTTCTGCTGAGCGTCCTTGTAAGGAAACTGTATCTCCACCCAGTCGAAGCACAAGTCATGGAGACCAAATATGAGCTGGTAACCTCACCAAAAGAGGAAGCCTGGATAACACTGTCTAAGAGAAGCTAA
- the CYP20A1 gene encoding cytochrome P450 20A1 isoform X1, producing MLDFAIFAVTFLLILVGAVLYLYPASRQASGIPGLTPTNEKDGNLPDIIASGSLHEFLVNLHEKYGPLVSFWFGRRLVVSLGSIDLLKQHINPNLLLDPFETMLKSLLRYQSSLSGDTSESHMRRKLYESAVTKSLQSNFALIQKLSEELVARWLSIPEAQHVPLCQHMLGFAMKSVTQTAMGSSFEDDREVIRFRRHHDAIWSEIGKGFLDGSLDKNMTRKKLYEDALMEMESTLRKVTMDRRGKSFTRHIFIDTLLQGSLSDQQILEDTMIFSLAGCIITANLCTWAVYFLSTSEDVQQNLYKEMDHVLGKGPITPEKMDQLRYCRQVLCETVRTAKLTPVAAQLQELEGRVDQHTIPKETLVLYALGVMLQDSSSWPSPYRFHPERFNEKSAIKSLSLLGFSGSQECPELRFAYMVATVLLSVLVRKLYLHPVEAQVMETKYELVTSPKEEAWITLSKRS from the exons ATGCTGGACTTCGCCATCTTCGCAGTCACTTTCCTGCTTATCCTGGTGGGCGCCGTGCTCTACCTCTACCCG GCATCTAGGCAAGCATCAGGTATCCCTGGGCTGACTCCAACTAATGAAAA GGATGGCAACCTGCCAGATATCATTGCTAGTGGCAGTTTGCATGAATTCCTGGTGAATCTTCATGAGAAATATGGTCCGCTGGTCTCCTTCTGGTTTGGAAGACGTCTTGTTGTCAGCCTTGGCTCCATTGATCTCCTGAAACAACATATAAACCCCAACCTGCTGC TGGATCCCTTTGAGACAATGCTGAAGTCCCTCTTGAGGTACCAGTCCAGTCTGAGTGGGGATACAAGCGAGAGCCACATGAGGAGAAAGCTGTATGAAAGTGCTGTGACCAAGTCCTTGCAAAGCAACTTTGCTCTCATCCAGAAG CTGTCAGAAGAGCTGGTAGCCAGATGGCTCTCCATCCCTGAGGCACAGCATGTGCCACTCTGCCAGCACATGCTGGGCTTTGCTATGAAGTCTGTCACACAGACAGCCATGGGCAGCAGCTTTGAAGATGACCGGGAAGTCATCCGATTCCGCAGACACCACGATGCA ATCTGGTCAGAGATTGGGAAAGGTTTCTTGGATGGGTCCCTTGACAAAAACATGACTAGGAAGAAGCTCTACGAGGATG CCCTAATGGAGATGGAATCCACCTTAAGGAAAGTTACAATGGACCGCCGAGGCAAGTCATTCACCAGGCACATCTTTATAGACACCTTACTGCAGGGGAGCCTGAGTGACCAGCAG ATTCTGGAAGATACAATGATTTTCTCCTTGGCAGGATGCATAATCACTGCTAACT TGTGTACCTGGGCAGTCTATTTTCTGTCAACCTCAGAAGATGTTCAGCAGAACCTCTACAAGGAGATGGACCATGTTCTGGGGAAGGGACCAATTACACCTGAGAAAATGGATCAGCTCAG ATACTGTCGGCAGGTCCTGTGTGAGACAGTGAGAACAGCAAAGCTCACTCCTGTTGCTGCACAGCTGCAAGAGCTGGAGGGCAGAGTTGACCAACACACCATCCCCAAAGAG ACACTTGTGCTGTATGCTCTTGGTGTGATGCTGCAGGATAGTTCATCATGGCCATCACCATACAG GTTTCATCCAGAGAGATTCAATGAGAAATCAGCCATAAAAAGCCTCTCCTTGTTGGGTTTTTCGGGAAGCCAGGAGTGCCCAGAGTTGAG GTTTGCCTATATGGTGGCTACAGTTCTGCTGAGCGTCCTTGTAAGGAAACTGTATCTCCACCCAGTCGAAGCACAAGTCATGGAGACCAAATATGAGCTGGTAACCTCACCAAAAGAGGAAGCCTGGATAACACTGTCTAAGAGAAGCTAA
- the CYP20A1 gene encoding cytochrome P450 20A1 isoform X4: MLGFAMKSVTQTAMGSSFEDDREVIRFRRHHDAIWSEIGKGFLDGSLDKNMTRKKLYEDALMEMESTLRKVTMDRRGKSFTRHIFIDTLLQGSLSDQQILEDTMIFSLAGCIITANLCTWAVYFLSTSEDVQQNLYKEMDHVLGKGPITPEKMDQLRYCRQVLCETVRTAKLTPVAAQLQELEGRVDQHTIPKETLVLYALGVMLQDSSSWPSPYRFHPERFNEKSAIKSLSLLGFSGSQECPELRFAYMVATVLLSVLVRKLYLHPVEAQVMETKYELVTSPKEEAWITLSKRS; encoded by the exons ATGCTGGGCTTTGCTATGAAGTCTGTCACACAGACAGCCATGGGCAGCAGCTTTGAAGATGACCGGGAAGTCATCCGATTCCGCAGACACCACGATGCA ATCTGGTCAGAGATTGGGAAAGGTTTCTTGGATGGGTCCCTTGACAAAAACATGACTAGGAAGAAGCTCTACGAGGATG CCCTAATGGAGATGGAATCCACCTTAAGGAAAGTTACAATGGACCGCCGAGGCAAGTCATTCACCAGGCACATCTTTATAGACACCTTACTGCAGGGGAGCCTGAGTGACCAGCAG ATTCTGGAAGATACAATGATTTTCTCCTTGGCAGGATGCATAATCACTGCTAACT TGTGTACCTGGGCAGTCTATTTTCTGTCAACCTCAGAAGATGTTCAGCAGAACCTCTACAAGGAGATGGACCATGTTCTGGGGAAGGGACCAATTACACCTGAGAAAATGGATCAGCTCAG ATACTGTCGGCAGGTCCTGTGTGAGACAGTGAGAACAGCAAAGCTCACTCCTGTTGCTGCACAGCTGCAAGAGCTGGAGGGCAGAGTTGACCAACACACCATCCCCAAAGAG ACACTTGTGCTGTATGCTCTTGGTGTGATGCTGCAGGATAGTTCATCATGGCCATCACCATACAG GTTTCATCCAGAGAGATTCAATGAGAAATCAGCCATAAAAAGCCTCTCCTTGTTGGGTTTTTCGGGAAGCCAGGAGTGCCCAGAGTTGAG GTTTGCCTATATGGTGGCTACAGTTCTGCTGAGCGTCCTTGTAAGGAAACTGTATCTCCACCCAGTCGAAGCACAAGTCATGGAGACCAAATATGAGCTGGTAACCTCACCAAAAGAGGAAGCCTGGATAACACTGTCTAAGAGAAGCTAA
- the LOC139797235 gene encoding LOW QUALITY PROTEIN: alpha-aspartyl dipeptidase-like (The sequence of the model RefSeq protein was modified relative to this genomic sequence to represent the inferred CDS: inserted 1 base in 1 codon; substituted 2 bases at 2 genomic stop codons), with protein RNGVLGRLLPVRSSTLHGEGNRRCCQEHIQSFLGKEVQGVMFVPYAPHDRGTHTRTVGEKFESLDKAVPLRAPSPSDRIPYLETSAGTNVATISINTTNHMPIVYPPSLQALGLIPFNIXPHYLDPDVKSTHMGVSREYKINXYLMFPPTXGLQEGAMLLVEGDKATLQRVTGTRLFLRGKKPTVHEPGTDLSFLLIDSDLQNP; from the exons CGGAATGGGGTCCTGGGGCGCCTGCTGCCGGTCCGCAGCTCCACATTGCACGGAGAGGGGAACCGGAGGTGCTGCCAGGAGCACATCCAGAGCTTCCTCGGAAAGGAG GTGCAGGGAGTGATGTTCGTTCCCTACGCCCCGCACGACCGAGGCACCCACACCCGAACTGTGGGGGAGAAGTTTGAAAGCTTGGATAAGGCCGTCCCGCTCCGGGCGCCGAGTCCCTCG GATAGGATTCCTTACCTGGAGACCAGTGCAGGAACTAATGTTGCTACCATCAGCATCAATACAACCAATCACATGCCAATTGTTTATCCGCCTTCGCTGCAGGCCTTAGGTTTAATCCCTTTTAATA AACCCCACTACCTGGACCCAGATGTTAAAAGCACTCACATGGGTGTAAGTAGAG aatacaaaataaattaatacttAATGTTTCCACCTACATAGGGCTTACAGGAAGGTGCAATGCTGCTAGTGGAAGGAGACAAAGCCACCTTGCAAAGAGTAACAGGAACACGTCTCTTTTTGAG GGGTAAGAAACCAACTGTACACGAGCCTGGAACAGATTTGAGTTTCCTTCTGATTGACAGTGACCTCCAGAATCCGTAG